One segment of Primulina tabacum isolate GXHZ01 chromosome 14, ASM2559414v2, whole genome shotgun sequence DNA contains the following:
- the LOC142524680 gene encoding uncharacterized protein LOC142524680 — translation MSHISQGDRLSQLIRDYFESGGSTVTDPVFYLPSQSSQLDDDLPTYYYSSLQEILEDHTEAEIEIYAKVLMYLRDVDELGLKNINKLRKWIVYRLEMDNYEAHLCQTSWSTPFDCPSVSYYFPGNYEYVEVVMIDKDGGSEREVRLIVDLDFRTEFTLARPTPNYEQLRDALPLIFVGIEEKIDNLVSLVCSAAKQSLTERGLHIPPWRKESHMKSKWLSTNRKRVSSAEFMSCLSTYNMTQNGNACVLDFVQVDLQLETQTS, via the exons ATGAGTCACATCTCGCAAGGTGATAGATTATCCCAATTGATCAGAGATTATTTTGAATCCGGTGGATCAACAGTAACAGATCCTGTCTTTTATCTTCCTTCCCAAAGTTCTCAACTTGATGATGATCTGCCAACTTATTATTATTCCAGTTTACAG GAAATATTGGAAGATCACACAGAAGCAGAAATTGAGATTTATGCGAAAGTTTTGATGTACCTGAGAGATGTGGATGAATTAGGTTTGAAGAACATCAACAAGCTCAGAAAATGGATTGTTTACAGATTGGAAATGGATAATTATGAAGCCCATCTTTGTCAGACTTCTTGGTCTACTCCTTTTGATTGTCCTTCAG TCTCTTATTACTTTCCTGGTAACTACGAATATGTTGAAGTGGTGATGATAGACAAAGATGGTGGCAGTGAGCGAGAAGTCAGATTAATAGTGGACTTAGATTTCAGGACGGAGTTCACATTGGCGAGGCCAACACCAAATTATGAACAACTCAGAGATGCCCTTCCTTTGATATTTGTGGGAATTGAAGAAAAAATAGACAATTTGGTTTCTTTGGTTTGCTCAGCCGCCAAACAGTCCCTTACGGAGAGAGGATTACACATCCCCCCATGGAGAAAAGAAAGCCACATGAAGTCCAAGTGGCTTTCCACAAATCGCAAAAGGGTTTCTTCTGCAGAATTTATGAGTTGCCTCTCTACATACAATATGACTCAAAACGGCAAtgcatgtgttcttgatttTGTTCAAGTTGATCTGCAACTTGAAACCCAAACCTCTTAA
- the LOC142525377 gene encoding vacuolar protein sorting-associated protein 45 homolog isoform X2 — protein sequence MVLITGSSRLHQSHVTRYFWDESYRFRLSYVFSNMLKDTQLHNFADSDEHEVVQQVQEFYADFVAVDAYHFTCNMISNHMYMLPAVVDPSSLQHFCDRAVDGIAAIFLALKRRPIIRYSRTSDISKRIAQEALKLMYQQESGLFDFRRAEVSPLLLIVDRRDDPVTPLLNQWTYQAMVHELIGIQDNKVDLGNIGKFPKDQQEVMLSSEQDAFFKTNMYENFGDIGMNIKKLVDDFQQVSKSNQSIQTIEDMAKFVDNYPEYRKMHGNVSKHVTLVTEMSRIVEERKLMLVSQTEQELACNGGQGAAFEAITNLLNNESVSDIDRLRLVTLYALRYEKDSPVQLMQLFNKLASRSPKYKPGLVQFLLKQAGVDKRTGDLYGNRDLLNYALNMARGLKGVENVYTQHQPLLFQTMENIVKGRLRDVDYPYVGNHFQQARPQEVVIFIVGGTTYEEARSVALLNSTNSGIRFILGGTAVLNSKRFLKDLEEAQRIARSSTGVA from the exons ATGGTGCTGATTACTGGTAGTTCGAGACTACATCAATCGCATGTGACAAGATATTTCTGGGATGAAAGTTATCGTTTTAGACTCTCATACG TCTTTTCCAATATGTTAAAAGACACTCAGCTTCATAACTTTGCGGATTCAGATGAACACGAAGTTGTTCAGCAAGTGCAG GAGTTCTATGCAGACTTTGTTGCCGTTGATGCTTATCATTTCACATGCAATATGATTTCAAACCACATGTACATGCTCCCAGCTGTTGTGGATCCGTCAAGTTTACAACATTTTTGTGATAGAGCAGTTGATGGAATTGCTGCCATCTTCCTGGCTCTGAAACGGAGGCCCATTATTCGATATTCACGAACATCCGATATCTCAAAAAGGATTGCCCAAGAAGCATTG AAGCTGATGTACCAACAGGAAAGTGGTCTTTTTGATTTTAGACGAGCAGAAGTTTCCCCATTGTTGCTAATTGTGGATAGGAGGGATGACCCAGTCACTCCTCTTCTCAATCAATGGACATATCAG GCGATGGTTCATGAACTTATAGGCATTCAGGACAATAAGGTAGATCTCGGTAATATTGGAAAGTTCCCAAAGGACCAACAG GAGGTCATGCTGTCTTCTGAGCAAGATGCCTTTTTTAAAACCAATATGTATGAGAATTTTGGAGACATTGGCATGAATATTAAAAAATTGGTGGATGATTTCCAACAAGTTTCGAAAAGCAATCAGAGCATTCAAACAATAG AGGACATGGCTAAATTTGTTGACAACTACCCAGAATACAGAAAAATGCATGGCAATGTTTCCAAGCATGTGACCTTGGTCACAGAAATGAGCAGGATCGTCGAGGAACGGAAACTAATGCTTGTTTCACAAACAGAACAGGAATTGGCTTGCAATGGTGGGCAAGGGGCAGCATTTGAG GCTATCAccaatcttttaaataatgaaaGTGTCTCTGACATTGACCGTTTACGGCTTGTCACGCTGTATGCTTTAAGATATGAGAAGGATAGTCCCGTCCAACTAATGCAGTTATTCAATAAATTGGCATCACGGTCTCCAAAGTATAAGCCTGGG CTTGTGCAATTCCTGCTCAAGCAAGCTGGAGTTGATAAGAGAACTGGGGATCTTTATGGAAACCGAGATCTTCTAAATTATGCCCTCAACATGGCCCGTGGCCTCAAA GGGGTGGAGAACGTGTATACTCAGCATCAGCCTCTGCTATTCCAGACAATGGAGAACATTGTCAAAGGGCGTTTGAGAGATGTAGATTACCCCTATGTTGGAAATCATTTCCAGCAAGCCAG GCCACAAGAGGTGGTAATTTTCATTGTTGGTGGGACTACTTACGAGGAGGCACGTTCTGTTGCGTTATTGAATTCCACGAATTCTGGGATTCGTTTCATTCTTGGTGGTACTGCAGTTCTCAATTCGAAAAG GTTTCTGAAGGATCTTGAAGAAGCTCAAAGAATTGCTCGAAGCAGCACTGGTGTAGCTTGA
- the LOC142525377 gene encoding vacuolar protein sorting-associated protein 45 homolog isoform X1, with product MSKELMSHLKAVYFLRPTSENIQLMRCQLATPRFGEYHLFFSNMLKDTQLHNFADSDEHEVVQQVQEFYADFVAVDAYHFTCNMISNHMYMLPAVVDPSSLQHFCDRAVDGIAAIFLALKRRPIIRYSRTSDISKRIAQEALKLMYQQESGLFDFRRAEVSPLLLIVDRRDDPVTPLLNQWTYQAMVHELIGIQDNKVDLGNIGKFPKDQQEVMLSSEQDAFFKTNMYENFGDIGMNIKKLVDDFQQVSKSNQSIQTIEDMAKFVDNYPEYRKMHGNVSKHVTLVTEMSRIVEERKLMLVSQTEQELACNGGQGAAFEAITNLLNNESVSDIDRLRLVTLYALRYEKDSPVQLMQLFNKLASRSPKYKPGLVQFLLKQAGVDKRTGDLYGNRDLLNYALNMARGLKGVENVYTQHQPLLFQTMENIVKGRLRDVDYPYVGNHFQQARPQEVVIFIVGGTTYEEARSVALLNSTNSGIRFILGGTAVLNSKRFLKDLEEAQRIARSSTGVA from the exons ATGTCAAAAGAACTCATGTCACACCTTAAAGCTGTTTATTTTCTTCGTCCAACTTCTGAAAATATTCAACTCATGAGGTGCCAGCTGGCTACCCCTAGATTTGGGGAATATCACCTCT TCTTTTCCAATATGTTAAAAGACACTCAGCTTCATAACTTTGCGGATTCAGATGAACACGAAGTTGTTCAGCAAGTGCAG GAGTTCTATGCAGACTTTGTTGCCGTTGATGCTTATCATTTCACATGCAATATGATTTCAAACCACATGTACATGCTCCCAGCTGTTGTGGATCCGTCAAGTTTACAACATTTTTGTGATAGAGCAGTTGATGGAATTGCTGCCATCTTCCTGGCTCTGAAACGGAGGCCCATTATTCGATATTCACGAACATCCGATATCTCAAAAAGGATTGCCCAAGAAGCATTG AAGCTGATGTACCAACAGGAAAGTGGTCTTTTTGATTTTAGACGAGCAGAAGTTTCCCCATTGTTGCTAATTGTGGATAGGAGGGATGACCCAGTCACTCCTCTTCTCAATCAATGGACATATCAG GCGATGGTTCATGAACTTATAGGCATTCAGGACAATAAGGTAGATCTCGGTAATATTGGAAAGTTCCCAAAGGACCAACAG GAGGTCATGCTGTCTTCTGAGCAAGATGCCTTTTTTAAAACCAATATGTATGAGAATTTTGGAGACATTGGCATGAATATTAAAAAATTGGTGGATGATTTCCAACAAGTTTCGAAAAGCAATCAGAGCATTCAAACAATAG AGGACATGGCTAAATTTGTTGACAACTACCCAGAATACAGAAAAATGCATGGCAATGTTTCCAAGCATGTGACCTTGGTCACAGAAATGAGCAGGATCGTCGAGGAACGGAAACTAATGCTTGTTTCACAAACAGAACAGGAATTGGCTTGCAATGGTGGGCAAGGGGCAGCATTTGAG GCTATCAccaatcttttaaataatgaaaGTGTCTCTGACATTGACCGTTTACGGCTTGTCACGCTGTATGCTTTAAGATATGAGAAGGATAGTCCCGTCCAACTAATGCAGTTATTCAATAAATTGGCATCACGGTCTCCAAAGTATAAGCCTGGG CTTGTGCAATTCCTGCTCAAGCAAGCTGGAGTTGATAAGAGAACTGGGGATCTTTATGGAAACCGAGATCTTCTAAATTATGCCCTCAACATGGCCCGTGGCCTCAAA GGGGTGGAGAACGTGTATACTCAGCATCAGCCTCTGCTATTCCAGACAATGGAGAACATTGTCAAAGGGCGTTTGAGAGATGTAGATTACCCCTATGTTGGAAATCATTTCCAGCAAGCCAG GCCACAAGAGGTGGTAATTTTCATTGTTGGTGGGACTACTTACGAGGAGGCACGTTCTGTTGCGTTATTGAATTCCACGAATTCTGGGATTCGTTTCATTCTTGGTGGTACTGCAGTTCTCAATTCGAAAAG GTTTCTGAAGGATCTTGAAGAAGCTCAAAGAATTGCTCGAAGCAGCACTGGTGTAGCTTGA